The genomic DNA GGAGGGCTAGACCGGAGGGTGTTTGGAGGGTGTTTGGGAGGGGGTTGTCGTGGGGTtttgagggagagattgcgcgtGGGTGGAGGGGGATGGATGGCATTTTGGTTCGATATTCGCTTCTTGTTATATCGAGGGAGATATGAGAACGTAGGGGGAGGTCGGTTCTGAGAGCCTTTGCGACGTGGAAGATGGGGAAgatggaaaaagaaacgcGTCGCATCGCGTCGGCGGTGATAAGGATTGATAAGATATCGGCTCCCAGTATGAAGTCTGTTTGGGAAATTTTTCTTACCTCTACATGTAATTCTAAAATATTTATTCTTTTTGCTCGGTAGAATGTCTAAGCCGATTCCGCGCATTTTGGATTAACCGTACACATTCTCCGTTCTCTCTTTTTGGAGATACCAGAAACAAACGGATTTCTTGGCCACCAAACAACGAAGTATAACCATGGGATTCTCCTTGGCATTTGGCGACTTAGGAAGAGAGCTTTGATTGATGTAGATAAAAGATAGACTTGTCCTGGTAAAATGACCAGCGCTCAACACTCAGCCGTGAATGCAAATCATGAAAAACAACCAAACCCCATCATTCACTGCCCTTAGTAGTCTGGCATCTTCCTCCAGCCCCTCCTTTACATAGTCATCCATCTCTCCTATTAATCTGTATCCGAACTCTCCCATAATCTTGTATATAGTGACCTGATATCAATTTCGACCCTATACGTGCCAAATCCCGTCGTGTTATCTGCATCACTGCAAAGGTTTCGATAGACGAACTTTCGCAGTTATCAGGGATCCGAAGAAGCTGACCATATGGCACCAGGCGTCGACAGACCACGATCCGCGGGAAGAAGACCAACACATCCGTCGAAAATGTCCTACACGACCTCCAGGATGTGGCGTTCGGACCAATCCAAGGAATACGAAGCATTCGCACGAGCTCGCTGCAACTATACCCACATCGCGCCGCTCTCACCAGTCGTTCCCCGCACCTGGCCCGAGTGGATCAAACACCGTCTGTTGATccaagaagaagcgcaaTCTCAAGAGCTGCGACGTTTGGCAATTAAGACGCTGGTGAGCAGGATTCAGGAAACCATCGAGGAATATCAGCCTCCGTTTGCGGATAAGACGTTCGAAGACCATCTCTCATCGGTGCTGGCCCGGGAGTCCATTTGGCTTCCTTCATACACTGCTCCTCCGGATAGGGAACAGGCTCCGTGGCCGACTCACGACGAGATGAAGCACGAAGGAAACCAGAGGGGCAAGTCGGGGTATTgccgtttccttcccttgcCTCGTACTCCGGGAGAAATCACATCAAATTGGAAACAGTGCTCTCCTATTGTGCCTTTCCAGTTTGACGAAGTTGGTCATCTCAatgcggaggaggaagagggcagTTCTGAGCATGAGACCGATGAGAACATGCTTCTTCTCGTTGGCAACTTTTTGCTTAAGGAACTGGAATGTTAAGTGGCTCGGTGGCAGAAAGAGAGGGaagatagaaaagaaaagggttCTGGCGGGAGAGTGTTATGTTGCTGGCAACTGGTATCTCTCATGATGGGAAGAGCTTTGCTAATAATAATATGCCGTTTCTTGTCATCAAAGTCATCTTCGTGTCCATCGTAATTTATCATCACGCCGTGCGATAACAGGCATCTTCCAAGTTAGCAAGGCCCTGTATTGCCTGGTCCACGACATGATCTGCACTACCGGGACCTTGCATTTTGCCGTATCGCAGGTCACTCAAATCACTCACGGTCGTGTTGAGTTCGGACGTAATCGCAACTGCGTCCTGGTCAATTCTAGAAATGTCATGCTCAATGTTCGTACAAGCCAATTCCATTTCCGACAAAAGGCTCGACACGGAATGATATTCCTCAGAGGAAGACGCAAAATCTGTCTTCTGTCCGAACAGTTgaacatccatatccatttcTCGTCGGTCATGCTCGTTCATGTCCTCGATGCCGGTCTTCACGATGGCCTTTCGAAGTTCCTCTTTTTGCTTCTCGCCATTCTTGGTTTCTTGGTCAATGTTCCCGTTGACTACGTTCAGATCCTGGTCTCGGATCTCCTGCAGTTCTCGATAGAGCGTTTTGACATGCGGGTGAGAGCGCAGTCTTTTGGGGAATAATTCCGTAAACTGCTGCAACGAGATGACCGTCGGTAAGGAACCGGGAGACAGAAGGAAACTGCTCAAAATGTATGCTTCTGAAGGAGCCATGGTAGGGTGTATTCCGTTCCCGACgcgccaaatagagatgacGGAATGGACGCTATGCAACAAGCAGATGtcctttgctttttcttcttcaagtaGATTGATAGATATTCGCCACCAATGAGCACGAGTGTGGGGCAAGATTTCGAACGGACTGATGGAGATAGACGTGCTCAAGTGTATGAACAGATGTATTTCAATGAAACAAATATCAATTGACTAGCACAAGAAGAACTCTGAAATGTTGATCTTATTATTGTGTTGGGGAAGAAGCAATGAAGCATGACTGGAATAGGAGACGACGCGTCTTTTTCTGCCCTCCGAAAGTAGAAATCTTGTtccaccgccatcaccacttctttcctcttcttcggcttcatCTCTACGACCTCGGTGCTGATTCACAGAAGTAATATCGGAATAAATATTTACATTGTCTGATATCGTCTGCTTGTGCTATTCGAGTTCATTACAACATCTACTATTATCGACTTCCATTGCTCCGTGTCTCTTCCGGTATCAAGGGCGTACCCGTCTGATAACAGAGCACGTCGAGTAAGAGAATAACCAGCTATTCTCTTTCTGCTTGTTTGGCTCATTTAAGCGCCTTGTATCTCAACATTTTTGCTTGTTGTGATCCCCTACTGGCGATTACTGTTTTCTTGCCGTGGTGAGCAGCTGGACACTCCGGCATCCCCTGCTTTCCAACTTCAGCGTTTGATCTCGCAAACCGTTGCCACCCGGCTTCATCATCAAATCAGCATTCAGAGCTGTTGAAAAAAGCAAGGACCTCTTGTTGATTACATATAGAGTATCTCTTTCTCAAAATCATAATGGCTCCAGCCCAACTGGTTTACCACAAAGACGAGAAAGTTCTGTGTTTTCACCACGAGATACTATACGAGGCCAAGATCCTAGATATTAGGCACACTGATCCAGAGGACAAGAAGAGCCCGCTGGAGTACGCAGTGCACTATAAGGGCTGGAAGAGCACGTAAGTATTATGGTCCTTGCAAGTTCTCCTTATGCCAGACTGTTCTTTATTCCCCTATGCTTGATATTCTTTTGGGCTTTATTGGCGTGAATTCGAACTTGGAACTACTCCATTTGCATTGTTTattcctctttttcctcCCATGAATTGGAAGCAAAATTTTGCCATCGTGGCGGTGCTCTTGAGCTCGAGCTAATCGGTTTTGCAAGTAGATGGGATGACTGGGTACCCCAAGATCGTCTCCGAAAATTCACAGACGAGAATAGGGAATTAGCCACGACTCTTCGTCGTGAAGCGGAGTCGGCCTTCCGTCAGAGAAACGCAAAGCCTGCCTCTTCCAAGAGACGTGGAGGTTCCGACCGCAGCTCCGCCCGGGGGAGCGAAGAACGGCAGATGTCTGTTCCTGCCCGCGGGACCAAGAGGGGGCGAGAGAATGAGATTGAAAAAGTGtgtatttttcttttgaccCGCGATTGTAGGGGTCTGTGGTTTGAAGAATGTACATTTTTACTGACACCGAAACAGGAGGACAGTTTCTATAGTCGGCCTTCAGTGAGGATTGTCATGCCAGATAACCTCAAGTCTCTCCTtgtggatgactgggaaaatGTGACCAAGAATCAGCAAGTGGTTGCATTGCCAGCCAAGGCCTCAGTCAACCAGATCCTTGACGATTATTTCAATGAAGAGAAGCCGAAACGGGCTACCTCGGCTGATCTGGACGTCCTCGAGGAAGTCATCACGGGTATCAGGGAGTACTTCGATAAATCTCTCGACAAGATCCTGCTCTACAGATTCGAGCGTGAACAGTATCGTTCTCTCCGCAGTAAGTGGGAGAATGGGTCGGGCAACTTTGCCGATAAGGGCCCTCTAGATATTTACGGTGCAGAGCATTTGACGCGCCTT from Aspergillus chevalieri M1 DNA, chromosome 1, nearly complete sequence includes the following:
- the EAF3 gene encoding Esa1p-associated factor (COG:B;~EggNog:ENOG410PMN5;~InterPro:IPR000953,IPR016197,IPR025995,IPR008676, IPR026541,IPR038217;~PFAM:PF05712,PF11717;~go_component: GO:0005634 - nucleus [Evidence IEA];~go_process: GO:0006325 - chromatin organization [Evidence IEA];~go_process: GO:0006355 - regulation of transcription, DNA-templated [Evidence IEA]) → MAPAQLVYHKDEKVLCFHHEILYEAKILDIRHTDPEDKKSPLEYAVHYKGWKSTRWDDWVPQDRLRKFTDENRELATTLRREAESAFRQRNAKPASSKRRGGSDRSSARGSEERQMSVPARGTKRGRENEIEKEDSFYSRPSVRIVMPDNLKSLLVDDWENVTKNQQVVALPAKASVNQILDDYFNEEKPKRATSADLDVLEEVITGIREYFDKSLDKILLYRFEREQYRSLRSKWENGSGNFADKGPLDIYGAEHLTRLFATMPELLAQTNMDLQSTNRLREELSKLTIWLSKSSDKYFATKYMTASNEYIEKTRGVPNPNPGTATSRLL
- a CDS encoding Cnl2/NKP2 family protein (COG:S;~EggNog:ENOG410PPPQ;~InterPro:IPR018565;~PFAM:PF09447;~go_component: GO:0000776 - kinetochore [Evidence IEA]) — its product is MAPSEAYILSSFLLSPGSLPTVISLQQFTELFPKRLRSHPHVKTLYRELQEIRDQDLNVVNGNIDQETKNGEKQKEELRKAIVKTGIEDMNEHDRREMDMDVQLFGQKTDFASSSEEYHSVSSLLSEMELACTNIEHDISRIDQDAVAITSELNTTVSDLSDLRYGKMQGPGSADHVVDQAIQGLANLEDACYRTA
- a CDS encoding uncharacterized protein (COG:S;~EggNog:ENOG410PT74), producing the protein MSYTTSRMWRSDQSKEYEAFARARCNYTHIAPLSPVVPRTWPEWIKHRLLIQEEAQSQELRRLAIKTLVSRIQETIEEYQPPFADKTFEDHLSSVLARESIWLPSYTAPPDREQAPWPTHDEMKHEGNQRGKSGYCRFLPLPRTPGEITSNWKQCSPIVPFQFDEVGHLNAEEEEGSSEHETDENMLLLVGNFLLKELEC